A window of Rubricoccus marinus contains these coding sequences:
- a CDS encoding CDP-alcohol phosphatidyltransferase family protein — protein sequence MKHVPNALTIGRILVAPLSLYLLWTGTFWGQFSGTTLFILAAITDWLDGNLARKYGVGSRLGQFLDPLADKILVLGAFLLVPFLAPLDASLTRPLGAWLPWLAIGAIAARDVGVTWLRSVYERRNRPLRTLSAAKWKTAWQLTFLISVFVFLTASHGRDLDGFFGGLFRFTYATLTSIGPLIFLLVTSAITVYTGVLYFTGREESDLV from the coding sequence GTGAAGCACGTCCCCAACGCCCTCACCATCGGTCGCATCCTGGTCGCGCCGCTCAGCCTGTACCTGCTGTGGACGGGCACGTTCTGGGGGCAGTTTAGCGGTACGACTCTTTTCATCCTTGCCGCCATCACCGATTGGCTGGATGGGAATCTGGCGCGGAAGTACGGCGTCGGCTCGCGGCTGGGGCAGTTTCTGGATCCTCTGGCGGACAAGATCCTCGTTCTGGGGGCTTTCCTGCTCGTGCCGTTCCTGGCGCCGCTGGATGCCAGCCTGACACGGCCGCTGGGAGCGTGGCTGCCGTGGCTCGCCATCGGCGCCATCGCAGCGCGTGACGTCGGCGTGACGTGGCTCCGGTCGGTGTACGAGCGGCGCAACCGGCCACTCCGCACGCTGAGCGCAGCGAAGTGGAAAACGGCGTGGCAGCTCACGTTCCTGATCTCCGTCTTCGTGTTCCTGACGGCCTCTCACGGCCGCGACCTGGACGGCTTCTTCGGAGGGCTCTTCCGGTTTACCTACGCCACGTTGACGAGCATCGGGCCGCTGATCTTTCTCCTCGTGACGTCTGCGATCACTGTGTACACGGGCGTGCTGTACTTCACCGGTAGGGAGGAGTCGGACTTGGTGTAG
- the dnaK gene encoding molecular chaperone DnaK — protein MSKIIGIDLGTTNSVVAVMEGDEPVVIPNAEGGRTTPSVVAFKKDGERLVGAPAKRQAITNPQNTIFSAKRFMGRGFDEVSSELKTVPYTVSKGEGGTARISIDDKLYTPQEISAMILGKLKQTAEDYLGERVTEAVITVPAYFNDAQRKATKEAGQIAGLDVKRILNEPTAAALAYGLDKKDEADSTIAVYDLGGGTYDISILELGDGVFEVKSTNGDTHLGGDDFDQRLIDYIADEFKSQEGIDLRQDPMALQRLKEAAEKAKIELSSAASTTVNLPFITATQDGPKHLTLDLSRSKFEQLVDDLVQRTIPPMKKALEDAGLSKSDIDEIILVGGSSRIPKIQEVVQEFFGKAPNKSVNPDEVVAVGASIQGGVLSGDVKDVLLLDVTPLNLGIETLGAVMTALIPANTTIPTRKSETFSTASDNQPSVEIHVLQGDRPMAIDNRTIGRFHLDGIPPAPRGLPQVEVTFDIDADGILSVSAKDKATGKEQSIRIEASSGLTEEEIERMRKAARENAAEDARKKESVDKLNQADSLIFSSEKNLAEYGDKLPDEKRAAIQGGLERLKEVQKAQNVDEIDSAIEQLNAAWSAASEDLYRAQQAEAGGDGAPAADGEPVADANGDTVQDADFEVVDEGDETA, from the coding sequence ATGAGCAAGATTATCGGCATCGACCTCGGCACGACGAACTCCGTCGTCGCCGTGATGGAAGGCGACGAGCCCGTCGTCATCCCCAACGCGGAGGGCGGCCGGACGACGCCCTCCGTCGTAGCATTCAAAAAAGACGGCGAGCGCCTCGTGGGCGCCCCCGCCAAGCGGCAGGCGATCACCAACCCGCAGAACACCATCTTCTCGGCCAAGCGCTTCATGGGCCGTGGCTTCGACGAGGTGAGCTCCGAGCTGAAGACCGTCCCATACACGGTCTCCAAGGGCGAAGGTGGAACGGCCCGCATCTCTATTGACGACAAGCTGTACACGCCGCAGGAGATCTCGGCGATGATCCTCGGCAAGCTGAAGCAGACCGCAGAGGATTACCTCGGCGAGCGCGTGACCGAGGCCGTCATCACGGTCCCGGCATACTTCAACGACGCGCAGCGCAAGGCGACCAAGGAGGCCGGTCAGATTGCTGGCCTCGACGTGAAGCGCATCCTCAACGAGCCGACCGCCGCTGCTCTCGCCTACGGCCTGGACAAGAAGGACGAAGCCGACTCCACGATTGCGGTCTACGACCTTGGCGGCGGCACCTACGACATCTCCATTCTCGAACTCGGCGACGGCGTGTTCGAGGTCAAGTCCACCAACGGTGACACGCACCTTGGCGGCGACGACTTCGACCAGCGCCTCATCGATTACATCGCGGACGAGTTCAAGTCCCAGGAAGGCATCGACCTCCGCCAGGACCCGATGGCGCTTCAGCGCCTGAAGGAGGCGGCCGAGAAGGCCAAGATCGAGCTCTCCAGCGCGGCCTCCACGACGGTCAACCTGCCGTTCATCACGGCAACCCAGGACGGCCCGAAGCACCTCACGCTGGACCTCTCCCGCTCCAAGTTCGAGCAGTTGGTGGACGACTTGGTGCAGCGCACCATCCCGCCGATGAAGAAGGCTCTGGAGGACGCCGGACTCAGCAAGAGCGACATCGACGAGATCATCCTTGTCGGCGGCTCCTCGCGGATCCCGAAGATTCAGGAGGTCGTGCAGGAGTTCTTCGGCAAGGCGCCGAACAAGAGCGTCAACCCGGACGAGGTCGTCGCAGTCGGCGCGTCCATTCAGGGCGGCGTCCTCTCAGGCGACGTCAAGGACGTGCTCCTGCTCGATGTCACGCCGCTCAACCTCGGCATCGAAACGCTCGGCGCGGTCATGACCGCGCTGATCCCCGCCAACACGACCATCCCGACGCGGAAGTCGGAGACGTTCTCCACCGCAAGCGACAACCAGCCGAGCGTTGAGATCCACGTCCTGCAGGGTGACCGCCCGATGGCGATCGACAACCGCACGATCGGCCGCTTCCACCTCGACGGGATCCCCCCCGCCCCGCGCGGTCTGCCCCAGGTTGAAGTCACCTTCGACATCGACGCCGACGGCATCCTGAGCGTCAGCGCGAAGGACAAGGCGACGGGCAAGGAGCAGTCCATCCGCATTGAGGCCTCTTCTGGTCTGACCGAGGAGGAGATCGAGCGCATGCGGAAGGCCGCTCGCGAGAACGCTGCCGAGGACGCCCGCAAAAAGGAGAGCGTGGACAAGCTCAACCAAGCGGATAGCCTCATCTTTTCGTCGGAGAAGAACCTCGCCGAGTACGGCGACAAGCTCCCAGACGAGAAGCGGGCAGCCATCCAGGGTGGCTTGGAGCGCCTCAAGGAAGTCCAGAAGGCTCAGAACGTGGACGAGATCGACTCCGCGATTGAGCAGCTCAACGCCGCGTGGAGCGCTGCGAGCGAGGACCTCTACCGCGCCCAGCAGGCCGAGGCCGGAGGCGACGGCGCCCCCGCTGCGGACGGTGAGCCTGTGGCCGACGCCAACGGCGACACGGTCCAGGACGCCGACTTCGAAGTCGTGGACGAAGGCGACGAGACCGCATAA
- a CDS encoding DUF4270 family protein, with translation MTLSLRSAAPLALAALAFSLAACQDPSGVGLSLIGDETSDPNAQLVSASTLSFGDEQAVTGGFANGTGTPLQTRVLVGAMTDDRFGDVQATAYVDARSITQPADFGDRPLAQVQILLRRAETYGDTLASLPVEVRQIDPSPAWSPDGLPPDTTLATGDLLTTATLSPQDTLVTIDLPQSYIAANTVVLRDSLDSLFEGFQIRTASGSTPAGMTTGAVFGFNASQSSIRLIGADYDDDGETTRDTVDYPLVEVYTALARGDAMDTPGRMFLRGGASMPLALDFDISAFENLPLASAKIRVPLDRSLLDGPMGYNRPLPQTVVLYSVLEDGTRTPILSQAVEQDATEIVFRDNNLSNQSFNTLLQSVLLGRFAITGFEIGVPNNPLDLGVLPVIVEDAVEGDLRRPRLSLVTIGGPPA, from the coding sequence GTGACCCTGTCGCTCCGCTCCGCCGCCCCGCTTGCCCTCGCGGCTCTCGCGTTCTCCCTCGCCGCCTGCCAGGACCCCTCCGGCGTCGGCCTCTCGCTAATCGGTGACGAGACGTCCGACCCCAACGCGCAGTTGGTCTCGGCCTCCACCCTCAGCTTTGGCGATGAGCAGGCCGTAACGGGCGGGTTCGCCAACGGTACCGGCACGCCTCTCCAGACGCGCGTCCTCGTCGGCGCGATGACCGACGACCGCTTTGGAGACGTGCAGGCGACGGCGTACGTCGATGCCCGGTCGATCACGCAGCCGGCCGACTTCGGGGACCGGCCTCTGGCGCAGGTGCAGATCCTGCTCCGCCGCGCCGAGACCTACGGCGACACGCTCGCGTCGCTGCCCGTCGAGGTTCGCCAGATCGACCCCTCGCCGGCGTGGTCGCCGGACGGCCTCCCGCCCGACACGACGCTCGCGACGGGCGACCTCCTCACCACGGCGACGCTCTCGCCGCAGGACACGCTCGTCACCATCGACCTGCCGCAGTCCTACATCGCGGCGAACACCGTCGTATTGCGCGACAGCCTGGACTCGCTGTTCGAAGGCTTCCAGATCCGCACCGCCAGCGGCTCTACTCCCGCCGGCATGACCACGGGCGCCGTCTTCGGCTTTAACGCCTCGCAGTCTTCCATCCGCCTGATCGGCGCCGACTACGACGACGACGGCGAGACCACGCGCGACACCGTGGATTACCCGCTCGTGGAGGTCTACACCGCGCTCGCCAGAGGCGACGCGATGGACACACCCGGCCGGATGTTCCTGCGCGGCGGCGCGAGCATGCCTCTGGCGCTGGACTTCGATATCTCCGCCTTCGAAAACCTGCCTCTGGCGAGCGCGAAGATCCGCGTGCCGCTCGACCGCAGCCTGCTCGATGGCCCGATGGGCTACAACCGCCCGCTGCCACAGACGGTCGTGCTCTACTCCGTGCTGGAGGACGGGACAAGGACGCCCATTTTGAGCCAGGCCGTCGAGCAGGACGCCACCGAGATCGTGTTCCGAGACAACAACCTCTCGAACCAGTCCTTTAACACGCTGCTCCAGTCCGTCCTGCTTGGCCGGTTCGCCATCACGGGGTTTGAGATCGGCGTTCCCAACAACCCGCTGGACCTGGGCGTTCTGCCTGTCATCGTCGAAGACGCCGTCGAGGGAGACCTCCGCCGTCCGCGCCTCTCGCTTGTCACCATCGGCGGGCCTCCCGCCTGA